From Chlamydiifrater volucris, one genomic window encodes:
- the lpxD gene encoding UDP-3-O-(3-hydroxymyristoyl)glucosamine N-acyltransferase, producing MKSCYTLKELAEICGLQLQGDPKVVISGVEEIEKAQGHQIAFIENERYRRFLGKTQAGAIIISPQEASKSVGMSKNFLISSTPSLSFQQVIELFISEADNGFSGVSSEATLHETVTVGKNVTIEPQAVLSKGVVIGDNCFIGAGSFIGAETVLGNNCNIHPRAVIRERVTIGNNVLIQSGAVIGSCGFGYSLDKSGNHVHLKHLGRVVLEDNVEVGANTTIDRGRFKETIIKQGTKIDNLVQIAHQVEVGKHSIIVSLSGIAGSTKIGNRVVIGGQSGIAGHISICDNVMLMAQTGVSKTISSPGVYGGAPARPYEEIHRIIAKTRNLPKMDARICLLEQQLEDIKQKVHFFNPTE from the coding sequence ATGAAGTCTTGCTACACCTTGAAAGAGTTGGCTGAGATTTGTGGACTGCAGTTACAAGGAGATCCAAAGGTTGTGATCTCTGGTGTAGAAGAGATAGAAAAGGCCCAGGGCCATCAGATTGCGTTTATTGAGAATGAGAGGTATCGGCGTTTCTTAGGCAAAACTCAGGCTGGAGCTATTATCATTTCTCCTCAAGAAGCTTCCAAATCAGTAGGGATGTCCAAAAACTTTCTAATTAGCTCTACCCCCTCCCTCTCTTTTCAGCAAGTCATCGAATTGTTCATTTCTGAAGCTGATAATGGTTTTTCAGGCGTTTCTTCTGAAGCCACTCTTCATGAGACAGTTACTGTGGGAAAGAATGTAACTATAGAACCTCAAGCCGTCCTTAGCAAAGGAGTGGTCATTGGAGATAATTGTTTTATTGGGGCAGGAAGTTTTATTGGCGCTGAAACTGTTTTAGGAAACAATTGTAACATACATCCTCGAGCAGTTATTAGAGAGCGGGTTACTATAGGTAATAATGTGCTCATTCAATCCGGAGCTGTGATAGGTTCTTGTGGTTTTGGGTATAGCCTAGATAAATCTGGGAATCATGTTCATTTGAAACACCTGGGGCGGGTGGTTCTTGAAGATAATGTAGAAGTTGGTGCAAACACCACTATTGATAGAGGGCGATTTAAAGAGACTATCATCAAGCAGGGGACAAAGATTGATAATCTTGTCCAGATAGCCCATCAAGTTGAAGTGGGAAAGCACTCTATTATTGTGTCATTGTCTGGTATTGCTGGCTCGACAAAAATTGGAAATAGAGTTGTTATCGGCGGACAATCTGGTATTGCTGGACATATTTCTATTTGTGACAACGTTATGCTGATGGCGCAAACAGGGGTTTCCAAAACTATATCTTCCCCCGGTGTTTACGGAGGAGCTCCGGCAAGACCTTACGAGGAAATTCATCGAATTATAGCGAAAACCCGCAATCTTCCAAAGATGGATGCCAGGATTTGTCTTCTCGAGCAACAGCTAGAGGATATAAAGCAAAAAGTGCATTTTTTCAATCCTACCGAGTAA
- a CDS encoding thiamine pyrophosphate-dependent enzyme produces MDKTCSLSDMPALNVSSQDSTVETVRSVLESFGVPACLDMLKDMMRIREFETRGEAAYLEGLVGGFYHSYSGEEAIATAAVAAGGKNHYFFASYRCHAVALLLGVSIPSMAAELLGRSTGCALGRGGSMHMCGPNFPGGFGIVGGHVPLAMGGAFTSKYLDQGKASLCFIGDGAVAQGTVHETLNFASLHDLPLMLVIENNGWGMGTALKKAISLCPIGESLSFPYKIKSVTVNGFDLFNCLLGFKAAFDFLQKEKKPLVVECLCSRFRGHSISDPNLYRSKSDMQEILKKDPILHAKELFVKAGVLSEQEFEKMRKECREEVVAAFQSAKEAPYPSPAQLEEGVYA; encoded by the coding sequence ATGGACAAAACTTGTAGTTTATCAGATATGCCTGCACTCAATGTTTCTTCTCAAGATTCTACAGTAGAAACGGTTCGAAGTGTTTTAGAGAGTTTTGGAGTGCCTGCTTGCTTGGATATGCTCAAAGATATGATGAGAATCAGAGAGTTTGAGACAAGAGGAGAGGCTGCTTATTTGGAAGGATTGGTTGGAGGTTTTTATCATTCCTACAGTGGTGAAGAAGCTATAGCGACGGCAGCTGTTGCCGCGGGTGGAAAAAACCACTACTTCTTCGCTTCGTATCGTTGTCATGCTGTAGCTCTTCTTTTGGGAGTATCTATTCCTTCCATGGCAGCAGAGCTTCTCGGAAGATCTACGGGTTGTGCTTTAGGGAGAGGCGGTTCCATGCATATGTGTGGTCCGAACTTTCCAGGAGGATTTGGCATTGTTGGAGGACATGTTCCTTTAGCTATGGGAGGGGCTTTTACTAGCAAGTATCTTGATCAAGGAAAAGCTTCTCTGTGTTTTATTGGAGACGGAGCTGTAGCTCAGGGAACAGTTCACGAAACTTTAAATTTTGCCTCTTTACACGATCTGCCATTGATGCTTGTTATTGAAAACAATGGCTGGGGTATGGGGACGGCCCTAAAAAAGGCCATTTCTTTGTGCCCCATTGGTGAGAGCTTGTCCTTTCCCTATAAAATAAAATCGGTCACGGTCAATGGATTTGACTTATTTAATTGTTTATTGGGATTCAAGGCTGCTTTTGATTTTCTCCAAAAAGAGAAAAAGCCTTTAGTGGTTGAATGTCTGTGTTCTCGTTTTCGTGGGCATTCTATTTCTGATCCTAATTTGTATCGTTCAAAAAGTGATATGCAAGAAATCTTGAAAAAGGATCCTATCTTGCATGCCAAGGAACTTTTTGTTAAGGCTGGAGTTTTGTCAGAACAAGAGTTTGAAAAGATGCGTAAAGAGTGCAGAGAAGAAGTAGTAGCAGCGTTTCAATCGGCCAAAGAGGCTCCATACCCTTCCCCTGCTCAATTAGAGGAGGGTGTTTATGCATAG